The Mucilaginibacter terrenus genome has a segment encoding these proteins:
- a CDS encoding DUF5686 and carboxypeptidase-like regulatory domain-containing protein yields the protein MNNKINTKYLLLILFLFVSSALSAQTIVTGTVTDAGNKQPLPFVTVTFPGSTIGVNTNDQGQFSIRSSQPYTQLKASYLGYKDAIVQVTPGKQQVINIRMFPSAKSLTEVTVKGKKNARYTNKENPAVELIRKVIANKDKNRPEAYNFVEYKQYDKMQFSLSNLSEKITERKFFKKYNFLFENKDSVSYPGKSLLPIYLVEKLSQVYYRKSPEIKKEVPLGEKSVNFGPAVDNEGVGQYFKHLYADVDIYANSSYLLGRQFLSPIADAAPSYYKFFITDTITTADNKKLVQLSFTPRNTNDILFEGDIYITLDGNYAVQKAALTINKNINVNFVRMMHVDLSFEANPDGRYHLSRSNTFADFGITQKRKSGLFGVRTVTFANYVVNKQEPEFMYAPNMEVNDEVKHRSEEFWRENRLDTLTTAESKVYKNIDSLTHMPSFRRTADLVTLLLAGYKGFGKFEVGPASTFYSFNPIEGFRLRVGGRTTTELSKRYYFEGYGAYGFKDDRWKYFLAATYSLNSKSIYRFPQNYLRVSYQRDTKIPGQELQFIQEDNVLLSFKRGTNDKYLYNDQFKIDYVREFENHFSYKLGYRNWVQTPTGTLFPFVDNSNNIIYHLTTSEVSAGIRYAPNEQYYQGKMFRTPIINKYPIVSLDFTAGLKNFLGGEYNYQDIKARFDKRFYIAPFGFSDVTVEGSRIFGNVPYPLLNIHRANQTFAYVIDSYNLMNFLEFVSDRSASVNIDQHFGGFFFNKVPLLKRLKLRETASFKALWGGISTQNNPATNPETFQFPVNAAGAPITYTLGNTPYMEASVGVENIFKFIRLDVVKRLSYLDHPDIAKIGLRVKIKFDF from the coding sequence ATGAATAATAAGATCAATACCAAGTATTTACTGCTAATACTATTCTTGTTTGTAAGCTCAGCGTTATCTGCTCAAACCATTGTTACCGGCACTGTTACCGATGCCGGGAATAAACAACCGCTTCCATTTGTAACCGTTACTTTCCCCGGTAGCACAATAGGTGTTAACACAAATGACCAGGGCCAGTTTTCTATAAGATCTTCTCAGCCGTATACTCAGCTTAAAGCCAGTTACCTTGGCTATAAGGATGCCATAGTTCAGGTTACGCCGGGCAAGCAGCAGGTGATCAACATCCGCATGTTTCCGTCTGCAAAATCGCTTACTGAAGTTACAGTAAAAGGAAAAAAGAACGCGCGCTACACCAATAAAGAGAATCCTGCGGTAGAACTCATCCGCAAGGTTATTGCTAATAAAGATAAGAACCGGCCCGAAGCTTACAATTTTGTAGAATATAAACAATACGATAAGATGCAGTTCTCGCTCAGCAACTTGTCAGAAAAGATAACAGAGCGTAAATTCTTCAAGAAATATAACTTCCTTTTCGAGAATAAAGACAGTGTAAGCTATCCCGGCAAATCGTTACTGCCCATTTACCTGGTAGAAAAGCTATCTCAGGTATACTATCGCAAAAGCCCTGAGATTAAAAAGGAAGTGCCGTTGGGAGAAAAAAGCGTGAACTTCGGCCCTGCAGTTGATAACGAAGGTGTTGGTCAATACTTTAAGCACTTGTATGCAGATGTTGATATATATGCTAACAGCTCTTACCTGCTTGGACGACAGTTTTTAAGCCCCATTGCTGATGCGGCACCCTCTTATTACAAATTCTTTATCACAGATACAATTACAACTGCCGACAACAAGAAACTGGTACAGCTAAGCTTTACGCCACGTAACACCAACGACATCTTGTTTGAAGGTGATATATATATTACGCTTGACGGTAACTACGCCGTACAAAAGGCTGCCCTTACCATAAATAAAAACATCAACGTGAACTTTGTTCGCATGATGCATGTCGACCTTAGCTTTGAGGCCAATCCAGACGGTCGTTATCACCTTAGCCGCAGCAACACCTTTGCGGATTTCGGTATCACGCAAAAGCGTAAAAGCGGGCTTTTTGGGGTGCGCACCGTTACGTTTGCTAACTATGTTGTGAACAAACAGGAGCCTGAGTTTATGTACGCCCCAAATATGGAGGTGAACGACGAGGTGAAGCACCGAAGCGAAGAATTCTGGCGCGAGAACCGGCTCGATACACTTACCACAGCAGAATCAAAGGTTTATAAAAACATTGACAGCCTCACCCACATGCCGTCCTTCCGCCGTACTGCTGATTTGGTTACCCTTTTATTGGCGGGATATAAAGGTTTTGGGAAATTTGAAGTAGGACCTGCAAGTACGTTTTATAGCTTCAACCCCATAGAAGGTTTTAGGCTGCGTGTTGGTGGCCGTACTACAACGGAGCTAAGCAAACGCTACTATTTTGAAGGATATGGTGCGTACGGTTTCAAAGACGACCGCTGGAAGTACTTTCTAGCGGCAACATACTCACTTAATAGTAAAAGTATTTACCGTTTCCCGCAAAACTACCTGCGTGTAAGTTATCAGCGTGACACCAAAATACCGGGCCAGGAGCTACAGTTTATACAGGAAGACAACGTATTGTTATCTTTTAAGCGTGGCACAAACGATAAGTACTTGTATAACGATCAGTTCAAAATTGATTATGTGCGCGAGTTTGAGAACCACTTTTCGTATAAACTAGGTTATCGTAACTGGGTGCAAACACCTACCGGCACATTGTTCCCGTTTGTTGACAACAGCAACAACATCATTTACCACCTTACCACGTCAGAGGTATCTGCGGGTATCCGTTATGCTCCAAATGAGCAATACTACCAGGGTAAAATGTTCCGCACACCTATCATTAATAAATATCCAATTGTATCGCTCGACTTTACAGCAGGTTTAAAGAACTTTTTAGGCGGAGAATATAATTACCAGGACATAAAGGCAAGATTTGATAAACGCTTTTATATAGCTCCATTCGGATTTTCAGACGTAACTGTTGAAGGTTCGCGGATATTTGGCAATGTACCCTATCCGCTATTAAATATTCACAGAGCCAATCAAACCTTTGCCTATGTTATCGACTCTTATAACCTGATGAACTTTCTTGAATTTGTAAGCGACAGGTCAGCAAGTGTAAATATCGACCAGCATTTCGGTGGTTTCTTTTTTAATAAAGTACCTTTGCTAAAACGTTTAAAGCTGCGCGAAACAGCATCTTTCAAGGCACTATGGGGAGGAATAAGCACGCAAAATAACCCGGCTACCAATCCGGAGACTTTTCAGTTCCCGGTTAACGCTGCGGGTGCGCCTATTACCTACACACTTGGCAATACTCCTTATATGGAAGCCAGTGTTGGTGTAGAAAACATTTTCAAGTTTATCAGGCTTGACGTTGTAAAAAGACTATCGTACCTGGACCACCCGGATATTGCCAAGATTGGCTTAAGGGTCAAAATCAAGTTCGATTTTTAA